One window of the Amycolatopsis mediterranei genome contains the following:
- a CDS encoding arylamine N-acetyltransferase family protein: MNVFDVETYLQRIGCGGETGVDLETLAKLQKSHLMAIPYSSLAYELRDAVNVVDLDEDDVFVTSIAEGQGGACYHLNRLFHRLLTELGYDVTPLAGSTAEGRETFGTDVEHMFNLVTLDGADWLVDVGYPGPTYVEPLAVSPAVQTQYGSQFRLVEQETGYALQRRGAVTRWSVVYTFTTQPRQWSDWKELEDNFRALVGDTTRTDTQETLCGRAFANGQVFLRQRRYLTVENGREQVRTITDDDEFRALVSRVLSGDHG, from the coding sequence GTGAACGTGTTCGACGTGGAGACCTACCTCCAGCGGATCGGCTGCGGCGGGGAAACCGGCGTGGACCTCGAAACGCTGGCGAAGCTGCAGAAGAGCCACCTGATGGCGATCCCGTACAGCAGCCTCGCCTACGAACTCCGGGACGCGGTGAACGTCGTCGACCTCGACGAGGACGACGTCTTCGTCACCAGCATCGCCGAAGGGCAGGGCGGCGCCTGCTACCACCTGAACCGGCTGTTCCACCGGCTCCTGACCGAACTCGGCTACGACGTCACGCCGCTGGCCGGCAGCACCGCCGAAGGCCGGGAGACCTTCGGCACCGACGTCGAGCACATGTTCAACCTGGTCACCCTGGACGGCGCCGACTGGCTCGTGGACGTCGGCTACCCCGGCCCCACCTACGTCGAGCCACTGGCGGTCTCGCCCGCGGTGCAGACCCAGTACGGGAGCCAGTTCCGGTTGGTGGAACAGGAAACCGGTTATGCGCTGCAACGCCGGGGTGCGGTCACCCGCTGGAGCGTCGTCTACACGTTCACGACGCAACCGCGTCAGTGGAGTGACTGGAAGGAACTGGAGGACAACTTCCGGGCCCTCGTGGGGGACACCACCCGCACCGACACGCAGGAAACCCTGTGCGGCCGCGCGTTCGCGAACGGCCAGGTCTTCCTGCGGCAGCGCCGCTACCTGACGGTCGAGAACGGCCGCGAGCAGGTGCGCACGATCACCGACGACGACGAGTTCCGGGCGCTGGTGTCCCGCGTGCTGTCCGGCGACCACGGCTGA
- a CDS encoding type I polyketide synthase, with protein sequence MATDEKLLKYLKRVTAELHSLRKQGARHADEPLAVVGMACRFPGGVSSPEDLWQLVAGGVDALSDFPDDRGWELDGLFDPDPDHPGTSYTSQGGFLRGAGLFDAGLFGISPREALVMDPQQRVLLETSWEALEDAGVDPLSLKGSDVGVFSGVFTQGYGAGAITPDLEAFAGIGAASSVASGRVSYVFGLEGPAVTIDTACSSSLVAIHLAAQALRAGECSMALAGGATVMPTPGTFVAFSRQRVLAADGRSKAFSSTADGTGWAEGAGVLVLERLSVAQERGHRILAVLRGSAVNQDGASNGLTAPNGPSQQRVIRKALAGAGLVASDVDVVEAHGTGTALGDPIEAQALLATYGQGRERPLWLGSVKSNFGHTQAAAGVAGVIKMVQALRHGAMPPTLHVAEPTPEVDWSAGAVELLTEPREWPAGDRPRRAGVSAFGISGTNAHLILEEAPPADAVAEEPEFKGPVPLVVSAGSPTSLAAQAGRLAEVLASGGVSRARLASGLLSGRALLGDRAVVVAGTDEDAVAGLRALARGDRAPGVLTGSAKHGKVVYVFPGQGSQRLGMGRELYDRYPVFATAFDEACEQLDVCLAGRAGHRVRDVVLGEVPAETGLLNQTVFTQAGLFAVESALFRLAESWGVRPDVVLGHSIGEITAAYAAGVFSLPDAARIVAARGRLMQALAPGGAMVAVAASEAEVAELLGDGVELAAVNGPSAVVLSGDADAVVAAAARMRERGHKTKQLKVSHAFHSARMAPMLAEFAAELAGVTWREPEIPVVSNVTGRFAEPGELTEPGYWAEHVRRPVRFAEGVAAATESGGSLFVELGPGAALTALVEETAEVTCVAALRDDRPEVTALITAVAELFVRGVAVDWPALLPPVTGFVDLPKYAFDQQHYWLQPAAQATDAASLGQVAADHPLLGAVVRLPQSDGLVFTSRLSLKSHPWLADHVIGGVVLVAGTGLVELAVRAGDEAGCPVLEELVIEAPLVVPDHGGVRIQVVVGAPGETGSRAVEVYSLREDAGAEVWARHATGFLAATPSQHKPFDFTAWPPPGVERVDVEDFYDGLVDRGYAYGPSFRGLRAVWRRGDEVFAEVALAEDDRADAARFGIHPGLLDAALHAGMAGATTTEEPGRPVLPFAWNGLVLHAAGASALRVRLAPSGPDALSVEAADEAGGLVVTADSLVSRPVSAEQLGAAANHDALFRVEWTEISSAGDVPADHVEVLEAVGEDPLELTGRVLEAVQTWLADAADDARLVVVTRGAVHEVTDPAGAAVWGLIRAAQAENPDRIVLLDTDGEVPLGRVLATGEPQTAVRGATLFAPRLARAEAAEAPAVTGGTVLISGAGSLGALTARHLVARHGVRRLVLVSRRGPDADGMAELTAELIAQGAEVAVVACDLADRDQVRVLLAEHRPNAVVHTAGVLDDGVFESLTRERLAKVFAPKVTAANHLDELTRELDLRAFVVFSSASGVFGSAGQGNYAAANAYLDAVVANRRAAGLPGTSLAWGLWEQTDGMTAHLGDADQARASRGGVLAISPAEGMELFDAAPDGLVVPVKLDLRKTRAGGTVPHLLRGLVRPGRQQARPASTVDNGLAGRLAGLAPAEQEALLLDVVRTQVALVLGHAGPEAVRADTAFKDTGFDSLTSVELRNRLREASGLKLPATLVFDYPTPVALARYLRDELGDTVATTPVATAAAADAGEPIAIVGMACRLPGGVTDPEGLWRLVRDGLEGLSPFPEDRGWDLENLFDDDPDRSGTTYTSRGGFLDGAGLFDAGFFGISPREALAMDPQQRLLLEAAWEALEGTGVDPGSLKGADVGVFAGVSNQGYGMGADPAELAGYASTAGASSVVSGRVSYVFGFEGPAVTIDTACSSSLVAMHLAGQALRQGECSMALAGGVTVMGTPGTFVEFAKQRGLAGDGRCKAYAEGADGTGWAEGVGVVVLERLSVARERGHRVLAVLRGSAVNSDGASNGLTAPNGPSQQRVIRRALAGAGLEPSDVDIVEGHGTGTALGDPIEAQALLATYGKDRDPETPLWLGSVKSNFGHTQSAAGVAGVIKMVQALRHGVMPPTLHVDRPTSQVDWSAGAVEVLTEAREWPRNGRPRRAGVSSFGISGTNAHLIIEEAPAEPQLAGPPPDGGVVPLVVSARSPGALAGQARRLATFLGDGPLSDVAGALTSRALFGERAVVVADSAEEARAGLGALARGEDAPGLVRGRVPASGLPGKLVWVFPGQGTQWVGMGRELLEESPVFAERIAECAAALEPWIGWSLFDVLRGDGDLDRVDVLQPACFAVMVGLAAVWSSAGVVPDAVLGHSQGEIAAACVSGALSLEDAAKVVALRSQAIAAKLSGRGGMASVALGEADVVSRLADGVEVAAVNGPASVVIAGDAQALDETLEALSGAGIRARRVAVDYASHTRHVEDIEDTLAEALAGIDARAPLVPFLSTLTGEWIRDEGVVDGGYWYRNLRGRVRFGPAVEALLAQGHGVFVELSAHPVLVQPITELTDETAAVVTGSLRRDDGGLRRLLTSMAELFVRGVEVDWTSLVPPARADLPTYAFDHEHYWLRAADTASDAVSLGLAGADHPLLGAVVQLPQSDGLVFTSRLSLRSHPWLADHAVRDVVIVPGTGLVELAVRAGDEAGCPVLDELVIEAPLVVPRRGGVRVQVALGGPADDGSRTVDVFSLREDADSWLRHATGVLVPENRPRGTAAFDFAAWPPPEAKPVDLTGAYDVLADVGYGYGPTFRAVRAVWRRGSGNTTETFAEIALPEDARAEAGRFGIHPALLDAALHSTMVSAAADTESYGDEVRLPFAWNGLRLHAAGASVLRVRVAKPERDSLSLEAVDESGGLVVTLDSLVGRPVSNDQLTTAAGPAGAGSLYRVDWTPLSSVDTSGRVPSWLPVATAEEVATLADDVLTGATEAPAVAVMEAVADEGSVLALTVRVLDVVQCWLAGGGLEGTKLAIVTRGAVPAGDGVVHDPAAAAVWGLVRAAQAENPDRIVLLDVEPEADVPPLLGSVLADGEPQVAVRGTTLSIPRLARAARPDPAAGFKTRGPVLVTGGTGSLGGLVARHLVERHGVRQLVLASRRGLDAEGAKDLVTDLTALGADVAVAACDVADRDQVAALLTEHRPSAVVHTAGVPDAGVIGTVTPDRLAEVFAPKVTAARHLDELTRDLDLDSFVVYSSVSAVFMGAGSGSYAAANAYLDGLMAHRRAAGLPGQSLAWGLWDQTTGGMAAGTDEAGRARMTRRGGLVAMKPAAGLDLFDAAIGSGEPLLVPAQLDLRGLRAEAAGGTEVPHLLRGLVRAGRQQARAASTVEENWAGRLAGLEPAERGQVLLELVRAQVAGVLGYRAAHQVDPDQGLFEIGFDSLTAIELRNRLRARTERKISPGVVFDHPTPALLAAHLNELLRKKV encoded by the coding sequence ATGGCCACGGACGAGAAACTCCTCAAATACCTCAAGCGCGTCACGGCGGAGCTGCACAGCCTGCGCAAGCAGGGTGCCCGGCACGCCGACGAGCCGCTCGCCGTCGTCGGGATGGCCTGCCGGTTCCCGGGTGGGGTGTCCTCGCCCGAAGACCTGTGGCAGCTCGTGGCCGGCGGGGTCGACGCCCTTTCGGACTTCCCCGACGACCGGGGCTGGGAGCTGGACGGCCTGTTCGACCCGGACCCCGACCACCCCGGGACGTCGTACACCAGCCAGGGCGGCTTCCTGCGTGGCGCCGGGCTGTTCGACGCGGGCCTGTTCGGCATCTCGCCGCGCGAGGCCCTCGTCATGGACCCGCAGCAGCGGGTGCTGCTGGAGACGTCGTGGGAGGCCCTCGAAGACGCCGGGGTCGACCCGCTTTCGCTGAAGGGCAGCGACGTCGGCGTGTTCTCCGGCGTCTTCACCCAGGGCTACGGCGCCGGGGCGATCACGCCGGACCTCGAGGCGTTCGCGGGCATCGGGGCGGCGTCGAGCGTGGCGTCGGGCCGGGTGTCCTACGTCTTCGGGCTCGAAGGACCGGCGGTCACCATCGACACCGCGTGTTCGTCGTCGCTGGTGGCCATCCACCTCGCCGCGCAGGCCCTGCGCGCGGGCGAGTGCTCGATGGCGCTCGCCGGCGGGGCGACGGTGATGCCGACGCCCGGCACCTTCGTCGCGTTCTCGCGGCAGCGGGTGCTGGCTGCCGACGGCCGGTCCAAGGCCTTCTCCTCGACCGCGGACGGCACCGGCTGGGCCGAGGGCGCCGGGGTGCTCGTCCTCGAACGGCTTTCGGTCGCGCAGGAGCGCGGCCACCGGATTCTCGCCGTGCTGCGCGGCAGCGCGGTCAACCAGGATGGCGCCTCCAACGGCCTGACCGCGCCGAACGGGCCTTCGCAGCAGCGGGTGATCCGCAAGGCGCTCGCGGGCGCCGGGCTGGTCGCGTCCGATGTGGACGTCGTGGAGGCGCACGGCACGGGCACCGCGCTGGGCGACCCGATCGAAGCGCAGGCGCTGCTGGCGACCTACGGCCAGGGCCGTGAGCGGCCGCTGTGGCTGGGGTCGGTCAAGTCGAACTTCGGGCACACGCAGGCGGCCGCCGGGGTCGCGGGCGTGATCAAGATGGTCCAGGCCCTGCGGCACGGCGCCATGCCGCCGACCCTGCACGTGGCCGAGCCGACGCCGGAGGTCGACTGGTCGGCCGGTGCGGTGGAACTGCTGACCGAGCCGCGCGAGTGGCCCGCCGGTGATCGGCCGCGCCGGGCCGGGGTGTCCGCGTTCGGGATCAGCGGGACGAACGCCCACCTGATCCTGGAGGAGGCGCCCCCGGCCGACGCGGTCGCGGAAGAACCGGAGTTCAAGGGGCCGGTGCCGCTGGTCGTCTCGGCGGGCAGCCCCACATCTTTGGCGGCTCAGGCCGGCCGGCTCGCGGAGGTCCTGGCGTCCGGTGGTGTGTCCCGGGCCCGGCTGGCGAGCGGGCTGCTGTCGGGCCGGGCGCTGCTCGGTGACCGCGCGGTCGTGGTCGCGGGAACGGACGAGGACGCGGTGGCCGGGTTGCGTGCGCTGGCCCGCGGGGACCGCGCGCCCGGCGTGCTGACCGGTTCGGCCAAGCACGGCAAGGTCGTCTACGTCTTCCCCGGCCAGGGTTCGCAGCGGCTCGGGATGGGCCGCGAGCTCTACGACCGGTACCCGGTGTTCGCGACGGCGTTCGACGAGGCTTGCGAGCAGCTGGACGTCTGTCTGGCCGGCCGTGCCGGGCACCGCGTGCGGGACGTCGTGCTCGGCGAAGTGCCCGCCGAAACCGGGCTGCTGAACCAGACGGTCTTCACCCAAGCCGGGCTGTTCGCGGTGGAGAGCGCGCTGTTCCGGCTCGCCGAATCCTGGGGTGTCCGGCCGGACGTGGTGCTCGGCCACTCCATCGGGGAGATCACCGCCGCGTATGCCGCGGGCGTCTTCTCGCTGCCGGACGCCGCCCGGATCGTCGCGGCGCGCGGCCGGCTGATGCAGGCGCTGGCGCCGGGCGGGGCGATGGTCGCCGTCGCCGCCTCCGAAGCCGAGGTGGCCGAACTGCTCGGCGACGGCGTGGAACTCGCCGCCGTCAACGGCCCTTCGGCGGTAGTCCTTTCCGGGGACGCGGACGCGGTCGTCGCGGCCGCCGCCCGCATGCGCGAGCGCGGGCACAAGACCAAGCAGCTCAAGGTTTCGCACGCGTTCCACTCCGCGCGGATGGCGCCGATGCTGGCGGAGTTCGCCGCCGAGCTGGCCGGCGTGACGTGGCGCGAGCCGGAGATCCCGGTGGTCTCCAACGTGACCGGCCGGTTCGCCGAGCCCGGCGAACTGACCGAGCCGGGCTACTGGGCCGAGCACGTGCGGCGGCCGGTGCGGTTCGCCGAGGGCGTCGCGGCCGCGACGGAGTCCGGCGGCTCGCTGTTCGTGGAGCTCGGGCCGGGGGCGGCGCTGACCGCCCTCGTCGAGGAGACGGCCGAGGTCACCTGCGTCGCGGCCCTGCGGGACGACCGCCCGGAGGTCACCGCGCTGATCACCGCGGTCGCCGAGCTGTTCGTCCGCGGGGTTGCGGTCGATTGGCCGGCCCTGCTGCCGCCGGTCACCGGGTTCGTCGACCTGCCGAAGTACGCCTTCGACCAGCAGCACTATTGGCTGCAGCCCGCCGCGCAGGCCACGGACGCGGCCTCGCTCGGGCAGGTCGCGGCCGACCACCCGCTGCTGGGCGCGGTGGTCCGGCTGCCGCAGTCGGACGGCCTGGTCTTCACCTCGCGGCTGTCATTGAAATCGCACCCGTGGCTGGCCGACCACGTCATCGGCGGGGTGGTGCTCGTCGCGGGCACCGGGCTCGTCGAGCTGGCCGTCCGGGCCGGGGACGAGGCCGGCTGCCCGGTCCTCGAAGAACTCGTCATCGAGGCTCCGCTGGTCGTCCCCGACCACGGCGGGGTCCGGATCCAGGTCGTCGTGGGGGCACCGGGGGAGACCGGTTCGCGCGCGGTCGAGGTGTACTCCCTGCGCGAGGACGCCGGTGCCGAAGTGTGGGCCCGGCACGCCACCGGGTTCCTGGCTGCGACGCCGTCGCAGCACAAGCCGTTCGACTTCACCGCCTGGCCGCCGCCCGGCGTCGAGCGCGTCGACGTCGAGGACTTCTACGACGGCCTCGTCGACCGCGGGTACGCCTACGGGCCGTCGTTCCGGGGCCTGCGGGCGGTGTGGCGGCGCGGCGACGAAGTGTTCGCCGAGGTCGCCCTGGCCGAGGACGACCGCGCGGACGCGGCCCGGTTCGGCATCCACCCCGGCCTGCTGGACGCCGCCCTGCACGCGGGCATGGCCGGTGCCACCACCACGGAAGAGCCCGGCCGGCCGGTGCTGCCGTTCGCCTGGAACGGCCTGGTGCTGCACGCGGCCGGGGCGTCCGCGCTGCGGGTCCGGCTCGCCCCGAGCGGTCCGGACGCCCTGTCGGTCGAGGCCGCGGACGAGGCCGGCGGTCTCGTTGTGACGGCGGACTCGCTGGTCTCCCGGCCGGTGTCGGCCGAACAGCTGGGCGCGGCGGCGAACCACGACGCGTTGTTCCGCGTGGAGTGGACCGAGATTTCCTCGGCTGGAGACGTTCCGGCGGACCACGTCGAAGTGCTCGAAGCCGTCGGCGAGGATCCCCTGGAACTGACCGGCCGGGTCCTGGAGGCCGTGCAGACCTGGCTCGCCGACGCAGCCGACGACGCTCGCCTGGTCGTGGTGACCCGCGGCGCCGTCCACGAGGTGACTGACCCGGCCGGTGCCGCGGTGTGGGGCCTGATCCGGGCCGCGCAGGCGGAAAACCCGGACCGGATCGTGCTGCTGGACACCGACGGTGAAGTGCCGCTAGGCCGGGTGCTGGCCACCGGCGAGCCCCAAACAGCCGTCCGAGGCGCCACGCTGTTCGCCCCGCGGCTGGCCCGCGCCGAGGCCGCGGAGGCACCGGCAGTGACCGGCGGGACGGTCCTGATCTCGGGCGCCGGCTCGCTGGGCGCGCTCACCGCCCGGCACCTGGTCGCCCGGCACGGAGTCCGGCGGCTGGTGCTCGTCAGCCGCCGTGGCCCCGACGCCGACGGCATGGCCGAACTGACCGCTGAACTCATCGCTCAGGGCGCCGAGGTCGCCGTAGTCGCTTGCGACCTGGCCGACCGGGACCAGGTCCGGGTACTGCTGGCCGAGCACCGCCCGAACGCCGTCGTGCACACGGCCGGTGTTCTCGACGACGGCGTCTTCGAGTCGCTGACGCGGGAGCGGCTGGCCAAGGTCTTCGCGCCCAAAGTTACTGCTGCCAATCACCTCGACGAGCTGACCCGCGAACTGGATCTTCGCGCGTTCGTCGTGTTCTCCTCCGCCTCCGGGGTCTTCGGCTCCGCCGGGCAGGGCAACTACGCCGCTGCCAACGCCTACCTGGACGCCGTGGTCGCCAACCGCCGGGCCGCGGGCCTGCCCGGCACATCGCTGGCCTGGGGCCTGTGGGAACAGACCGACGGGATGACCGCGCACCTCGGCGACGCCGACCAGGCGCGGGCGAGTCGCGGCGGGGTCCTCGCCATCTCACCCGCCGAAGGCATGGAGCTGTTCGACGCAGCGCCGGACGGGCTCGTCGTCCCGGTCAAGCTGGACCTGCGCAAGACCCGCGCCGGCGGGACGGTGCCGCACCTGCTGCGCGGCCTGGTCCGCCCGGGACGGCAGCAGGCCCGTCCGGCGTCCACTGTGGACAACGGACTGGCCGGGCGACTCGCCGGGCTCGCGCCGGCGGAGCAGGAGGCGCTGCTGCTCGACGTCGTCCGCACGCAGGTCGCGCTGGTGCTCGGGCACGCCGGGCCGGAGGCCGTCCGCGCGGACACGGCGTTCAAGGACACCGGCTTCGACTCGCTGACGTCGGTGGAACTGCGCAACCGGCTGCGCGAGGCGAGCGGGCTGAAGCTGCCCGCGACGCTCGTCTTCGACTACCCGACGCCGGTCGCGCTGGCCCGCTACCTGCGTGACGAACTCGGCGACACGGTGGCAACAACTCCGGTGGCCACCGCGGCCGCAGCGGACGCCGGCGAGCCGATCGCCATCGTCGGCATGGCGTGCCGGCTGCCGGGCGGGGTCACCGATCCCGAAGGCCTGTGGCGCCTGGTGCGCGACGGCCTCGAAGGGCTGTCTCCCTTCCCCGAGGACCGGGGCTGGGACCTGGAGAACCTGTTCGACGACGACCCCGACCGCTCCGGCACGACGTACACCAGCCGGGGCGGGTTCCTCGACGGCGCCGGCCTGTTCGACGCGGGCTTCTTCGGGATTTCGCCGCGCGAGGCGCTGGCCATGGACCCGCAGCAGCGGCTGCTGCTCGAGGCGGCCTGGGAAGCCCTCGAAGGCACCGGTGTCGACCCGGGCTCGTTGAAGGGCGCCGACGTCGGGGTGTTCGCCGGGGTGTCCAACCAGGGCTATGGGATGGGCGCGGATCCGGCCGAACTGGCGGGGTACGCGAGCACGGCGGGCGCTTCGAGCGTCGTCTCGGGCCGAGTCTCGTACGTCTTCGGGTTCGAAGGACCGGCGGTCACGATCGACACGGCTTGCTCGTCGTCGCTGGTGGCGATGCACCTGGCCGGGCAGGCGCTGCGGCAGGGCGAGTGCTCGATGGCCCTGGCCGGTGGCGTCACGGTGATGGGGACGCCCGGCACGTTCGTGGAGTTCGCGAAGCAGCGCGGCCTGGCCGGCGACGGCCGGTGCAAGGCCTACGCCGAAGGCGCGGACGGCACGGGCTGGGCCGAGGGCGTCGGGGTCGTCGTGCTGGAGCGGCTGTCGGTGGCGCGCGAGCGCGGGCACCGGGTGCTGGCCGTGCTGCGCGGCAGCGCGGTCAACTCCGACGGCGCGTCCAACGGCCTGACCGCCCCCAACGGGCCGTCGCAGCAACGGGTGATCCGCCGGGCCCTGGCCGGCGCCGGCCTCGAACCGTCCGATGTGGACATCGTGGAAGGGCACGGCACCGGGACGGCGCTGGGCGACCCGATCGAGGCGCAGGCCCTGCTGGCCACCTACGGCAAGGACCGCGACCCGGAGACGCCGTTGTGGCTGGGGTCGGTGAAGTCGAACTTCGGCCACACGCAGTCCGCGGCCGGCGTGGCCGGGGTGATCAAGATGGTGCAGGCGCTGCGCCACGGCGTCATGCCGCCCACCCTGCACGTGGACCGGCCCACCAGCCAGGTCGACTGGTCCGCGGGGGCCGTCGAAGTGCTGACCGAGGCACGGGAGTGGCCGCGGAACGGCCGTCCGCGCCGGGCCGGGGTGTCCTCGTTCGGGATCAGCGGCACGAACGCCCACCTGATCATCGAAGAAGCACCGGCCGAGCCACAGCTTGCCGGACCACCGCCGGACGGCGGTGTGGTGCCGCTGGTCGTCTCGGCTCGCAGCCCCGGTGCCCTGGCCGGTCAGGCGCGTCGGCTGGCCACGTTCCTCGGCGACGGGCCCCTTTCCGACGTCGCCGGTGCGCTGACGAGCCGCGCCCTGTTCGGCGAGCGCGCGGTCGTCGTGGCGGATTCGGCCGAGGAAGCCCGCGCCGGTCTGGGCGCACTGGCCCGCGGCGAAGACGCGCCGGGCCTGGTCCGCGGCCGGGTGCCCGCGTCCGGCCTGCCGGGCAAGCTCGTGTGGGTGTTCCCCGGGCAGGGGACGCAGTGGGTGGGCATGGGCCGCGAACTCCTCGAAGAGTCTCCGGTGTTCGCCGAGCGGATCGCCGAGTGTGCGGCCGCGCTGGAGCCGTGGATCGGCTGGTCGCTGTTCGACGTCCTCCGTGGCGACGGTGACCTCGATCGGGTCGATGTGCTGCAGCCCGCGTGCTTTGCGGTGATGGTCGGCTTGGCCGCGGTGTGGTCCTCGGCCGGGGTGGTCCCCGATGCGGTGCTCGGCCACTCCCAGGGTGAGATCGCCGCGGCGTGCGTGTCGGGTGCGTTGTCGCTGGAGGATGCGGCGAAGGTGGTTGCCCTGCGCAGCCAGGCCATCGCCGCGAAGCTCTCCGGCCGCGGCGGGATGGCTTCGGTCGCCTTGGGCGAAGCCGATGTGGTGTCGCGGCTGGCGGACGGGGTCGAGGTGGCTGCCGTCAACGGTCCGGCGTCCGTGGTGATCGCGGGGGATGCCCAGGCCCTCGACGAAACGCTGGAAGCGCTGTCCGGTGCGGGAATCCGGGCTCGGCGGGTGGCGGTGGACTACGCCTCGCACACCCGGCACGTCGAAGACATCGAAGACACCCTCGCCGAAGCGCTGGCCGGGATCGACGCCCGGGCGCCGCTGGTGCCGTTCCTCTCCACCCTCACCGGCGAGTGGATCCGGGACGAGGGCGTCGTGGACGGCGGCTACTGGTACCGGAACCTGCGCGGCCGGGTGCGGTTCGGCCCGGCCGTCGAGGCGCTGCTGGCCCAGGGGCACGGTGTGTTCGTCGAGCTCAGCGCCCACCCGGTGCTGGTCCAGCCGATCACCGAGCTCACCGACGAAACCGCCGCCGTCGTCACCGGTTCGCTGCGCCGGGACGACGGTGGCCTGCGCCGGCTGCTGACCTCGATGGCCGAGCTCTTCGTCCGTGGGGTCGAAGTGGACTGGACGTCGCTGGTGCCGCCGGCCCGGGCCGACCTCCCGACGTACGCCTTCGACCACGAGCACTACTGGCTCCGCGCCGCGGACACCGCTTCCGACGCCGTCTCGCTGGGGCTGGCCGGGGCGGACCACCCGCTGCTCGGCGCGGTCGTGCAGCTTCCGCAGTCCGACGGCCTGGTCTTCACTTCCCGGCTCTCCCTGCGCTCGCACCCCTGGCTGGCCGACCACGCGGTCCGGGACGTCGTGATCGTCCCCGGCACCGGGCTGGTCGAGCTGGCCGTGCGGGCCGGTGACGAAGCCGGCTGCCCGGTGCTCGACGAGCTGGTGATCGAGGCGCCGCTCGTGGTGCCCCGCCGCGGCGGGGTCCGCGTGCAGGTCGCCCTCGGCGGCCCCGCCGACGACGGTTCGCGCACGGTGGACGTCTTCTCCCTGCGCGAAGACGCGGACAGCTGGCTCCGGCACGCCACGGGCGTGCTGGTCCCGGAGAACCGGCCGCGGGGGACCGCCGCGTTCGACTTCGCCGCCTGGCCGCCACCGGAGGCGAAGCCCGTGGACCTCACCGGTGCCTACGACGTGCTCGCGGACGTCGGGTACGGCTACGGGCCCACGTTCCGGGCCGTGCGGGCCGTGTGGCGGCGCGGCAGCGGGAACACCACCGAGACCTTCGCCGAGATCGCCCTGCCCGAAGACGCCCGCGCGGAAGCCGGCCGGTTCGGCATCCACCCCGCGCTGCTGGACGCGGCCCTGCACTCGACGATGGTCAGCGCCGCGGCGGACACCGAGTCCTACGGCGACGAAGTGCGGCTGCCGTTCGCGTGGAACGGGCTGCGGCTGCACGCGGCCGGCGCCTCGGTGCTGCGGGTGCGCGTCGCCAAGCCCGAGCGGGACAGTCTGTCGCTGGAGGCCGTCGACGAGTCCGGCGGCCTGGTCGTGACGCTGGATTCCCTGGTCGGGCGCCCGGTGTCGAACGACCAGCTGACGACGGCGGCGGGGCCGGCGGGCGCCGGCTCGCTGTACCGCGTGGACTGGACGCCATTGTCCTCAGTGGACACTTCGGGACGGGTGCCGTCCTGGCTTCCGGTCGCCACCGCGGAAGAGGTGGCGACGCTGGCCGACGACGTCCTGACCGGCGCGACCGAGGCGCCGGCGGTGGCCGTCATGGAGGCCGTCGCCGACGAGGGTTCCGTGCTGGCGCTCACCGTCCGGGTGCTGGACGTGGTCCAGTGCTGGCTGGCCGGCGGCGGGCTGGAGGGGACGAAGCTCGCGATCGTGACCCGCGGCGCGGTGCCCGCCGGCGACGGCGTGGTGCACGACCCGGCCGCGGCCGCGGTGTGGGGGCTGGTCCGGGCCGCGCAGGCGGAGAACCCGGACCGGATCGTCCTCCTCGACGTCGAGCCGGAAGCCGACGTACCGCCGCTGCTGGGTTCGGTGCTCGCCGACGGCGAGCCGCAGGTCGCGGTGCGCGGAACCACGCTGTCCATCCCCCGCCTCGCCCGCGCCGCCCGGCCCGACCCGGCCGCCGGGTTCAAGACCCGGGGACCGGTGCTGGTCACCGGCGGGACCGGGTCGCTCGGCGGCCTGGTCGCCCGGCACCTGGTCGAGCGGCACGGCGTCCGGCAGCTGGTGCTGGCGAGTCGCCGGGGCCTGGACGCCGAAGGCGCGAAGGACCTGGTCACCGACCTCACCGCACTGGGGGCCGACGTCGCGGTCGCCGCTTGCGACGTCGCCGACCGGGACCAGGTGGCGGCCCTGCTGACCGAGCACCGGCCGTCCGCCGTGGTGCACACGGCCGGCGTCCCGGACGCCGGGGTGATCGGGACGGTGACCCCGGACCGGCTGGCCGAGGTGTTCGCGCCCAAGGTCACCGCGGCCCGGCACCTCGACGAGCTGACCCGCGACCTGGACCTCGACAGTTTCGTCGTCTACTCCTCGGTTTCCGCGGTGTTCATGGGCGCCGGCAGCGGCAGCTACGCCGCGGCGAACGCGTACCTGGACGGGCTGATGGCCCACCGGCGCGCGGCCGGCCTGCCGGGCCAGTCGCTGGCGTGGGGGCTGTGGGACCAGACCACCGGCGGCATGGCGGCCGGGACCGACGAGGCCGGCCGGGCCCGGATGACCCGGCGCGGCGGCCTGGTCGCGATGAAACCCGCCGCCGGACTGGACCTCTTCGACGCTGCCATCGGGTCCGGCGAGCCGCTGCTGGTGCCCGCCCAGCTCGACCTGCGGGGCCTGCGCGCCGAAGCGGCGGGCGGCACCGAAGTGCCGCACCTGCTGCGCGGCCTGGTCCGCGCCGGACGCCAGCAGGCCCGTGCGGCGTCCACTGTGGAGGAGAACTGGGCCGGCCGGCTGGCCGGGCTCGAGCCGGCCGAGCGGGGCCAGGTCCTCCTGGAACTGGTGCGCGCCCAGGTGGCAGGGGTCCTGGGCTACCGCGCCGCCCACCAGGTCGACCCGGACCAGGGCCTGTTCGAGATCGGGTTCGACTCGCTCACCGCGATCGAACTCCGCAACCGGCTGCGCGCCAGGACCGAACGGAAGATCTCGCCCGGTGTCGTCTTCGACCATCCCACGCCGGCCCTGCTCGCCGCGCACTTGAACGAGCTGCTCCGAAAGAAGGTGTGA